One window of Chitinispirillales bacterium ANBcel5 genomic DNA carries:
- a CDS encoding NifU family protein: MKERVQEVIEEIRPNLQADGGDIELVDVTEEGIVKVRLKGACAGCPGAAMTLKMGVERYLIKKIPEVKGVENVQ, encoded by the coding sequence ATGAAAGAAAGGGTTCAGGAAGTAATTGAAGAGATTCGTCCAAATCTACAGGCCGATGGTGGAGACATTGAATTAGTGGATGTTACTGAAGAAGGGATTGTAAAAGTACGACTCAAGGGCGCTTGTGCAGGATGTCCGGGTGCTGCTATGACCCTAAAAATGGGAGTAGAACGATACCTTATCAAAAAAATTCCTGAAGTCAAAGGGGTTGAAAACGTTCAATAA
- a CDS encoding DUF116 domain-containing protein, translated as MEQNQTAILNRQAIGNESAWRRAWRKLPFLGFCWASLITYAAVLFLILYLIQPRLQTINPVLNSVTIALFSLMFLIPSGGLSLITITALSGIDLLYPHRKKSVTVRLLFPIAIFIGEMLRVNRNTLRVSFVKVNNALTLAQSKRIRGERVLILLPHCLQIDVCNRKITNDINNCINCARCHVGSLVELGQKHGIKIEVVNGGTLARRRIVQFRPDGIIAVACERDLTLGILDAYPIPVYGVINDRPYGPCHNTCVDMSLVEEAVKFFESTQKASHKPSAST; from the coding sequence ATGGAACAAAATCAAACTGCTATTCTAAATCGCCAGGCAATTGGTAACGAGTCTGCCTGGCGCAGAGCCTGGAGAAAGCTGCCTTTTCTGGGATTTTGCTGGGCATCGCTTATCACGTATGCAGCGGTCCTGTTTTTGATTCTATACCTTATTCAGCCGCGCCTGCAGACAATTAACCCTGTCTTAAATTCCGTAACGATCGCACTCTTTTCTCTTATGTTTCTTATCCCTTCAGGCGGACTGAGCCTTATTACCATTACTGCTCTCAGTGGTATTGACCTTCTGTATCCCCATAGAAAAAAGTCTGTAACAGTAAGACTTCTTTTTCCCATAGCCATTTTTATCGGAGAGATGCTCAGAGTCAACCGCAACACACTGAGAGTATCTTTTGTTAAGGTAAACAACGCCCTTACGCTGGCACAGTCAAAACGGATCAGAGGAGAACGCGTTCTTATTTTGCTGCCTCATTGTCTTCAGATTGATGTTTGTAACAGAAAAATCACCAACGATATAAATAATTGTATAAACTGCGCTCGGTGCCATGTGGGCAGTCTTGTTGAGCTGGGGCAAAAACACGGTATAAAAATTGAAGTCGTAAACGGCGGCACTCTTGCAAGGCGCAGAATAGTTCAATTCAGGCCTGACGGTATTATAGCTGTAGCATGCGAAAGAGATCTGACACTTGGTATTCTAGATGCCTACCCTATTCCTGTATACGGAGTGATCAATGACAGGCCTTATGGTCCCTGCCATAACACCTGCGTTGATATGTCTTTGGTTGAAGAGGCGGTCAAGTTTTTTGAAAGTACACAGAAGGCTTCTCACAAACCTTCTGCCAGCACTTAA
- a CDS encoding aminopeptidase P family protein — translation MNSRVSQLRALMSGDNLSHALITDNTDIEYISGFRSSNATLLLSQEKGYLFTDFRYRSVAQEFCAHNPLYEFIEIKDKNYRFLSQYLKKGSVAGIQTNVLTMDHYRELKKACEGVRFVSISEHLLTISVTKFPEEISSMQKAAQIGDRAFEAVLPKIRLGMTEIELAKSLDSLCSEFGSEKPSFDTIVLFGKRTALPHGRPGKSRLAPNDLILFDFGCTVENFCSDMSRAIVAGKADDQQQKIYSVVYQAQAKAREAVKAGTECKAVDAAARDHIKEAGYGSAFGHATGHGLGLRIHEKPRIKAENESVLSENSVITIEPGIYLEEVGGVRIEDMVVVVNNGSKLLTHSPRKLIELGL, via the coding sequence ATGAATTCAAGAGTATCGCAACTGAGAGCACTAATGAGCGGGGATAATTTATCCCACGCACTTATCACCGACAATACCGACATAGAGTATATATCTGGTTTTCGATCATCTAATGCTACTTTGCTACTTTCTCAGGAAAAAGGTTATCTTTTCACCGATTTTCGTTACAGAAGTGTTGCACAGGAGTTTTGTGCGCATAACCCCCTTTATGAATTCATAGAAATAAAAGATAAAAATTATCGATTTCTCTCACAGTACTTAAAAAAGGGATCGGTAGCCGGAATACAGACAAATGTTCTTACAATGGACCATTACAGAGAGCTTAAAAAGGCCTGCGAAGGGGTTCGGTTTGTCAGCATTTCAGAGCACCTGCTTACTATTTCGGTTACTAAGTTTCCTGAAGAGATAAGCAGTATGCAGAAAGCAGCCCAAATAGGAGACAGGGCCTTTGAAGCTGTTTTACCAAAAATCAGACTGGGAATGACCGAGATAGAGCTTGCAAAGTCTCTTGATAGTTTGTGTAGTGAATTTGGCTCAGAAAAGCCCTCATTTGATACTATTGTTCTGTTTGGCAAGCGTACAGCGCTGCCTCACGGAAGACCAGGTAAGAGTCGTTTAGCCCCAAACGATCTGATTCTTTTTGATTTTGGCTGTACTGTAGAGAATTTCTGTTCCGATATGAGCAGAGCAATTGTGGCAGGCAAAGCAGATGATCAACAGCAAAAGATTTATTCGGTTGTTTACCAGGCTCAGGCAAAGGCACGGGAAGCTGTAAAGGCTGGAACCGAGTGCAAAGCTGTAGATGCTGCAGCCCGCGACCACATTAAAGAGGCTGGATATGGAAGCGCTTTTGGCCATGCCACTGGCCATGGTTTGGGGCTAAGGATTCATGAAAAGCCACGAATTAAAGCAGAAAATGAATCGGTTCTTTCAGAAAATAGTGTCATTACCATTGAACCAGGAATATATTTAGAAGAAGTGGGGGGGGTACGTATTGAAGATATGGTTGTTGTGGTTAATAATGGTTCAAAACTTCTCACTCATTCACCTCGAAAGCTTATAGAGTTGGGACTATGA
- a CDS encoding PilT/PilU family type 4a pilus ATPase: MINLNALLKIMVDREASDLHLRCGTAPVYRVNGNLFRASMDPILPDDMEQMLKSVLSADKYNTFQLTNELDFALGIKGIGRFRVNAFRQRGTASMAIRSIKTTVPQFSELTLPEVILDLAMRKRGLILVTGTTGSGKSTLLASMINHINEVSSVNIITIEDPIEFLYRDKRSIIAQREIGTDAANFAEGIRASFRQDPDILLIGEIRDQETMETALSAADTGHLVLSTLHTMNTVETISRIVSFFPPHQHDQIRLVLSSVLVGVVSLRLLPQKEKAGRVPAAEVLINNASIAEYIQKPEMNHMILPAICDGYTTYGSQSFDQALLHLYQDEHITLETAKQNASNPDDFELQIQGVQGTSDRRWMT, encoded by the coding sequence ATGATAAACTTAAACGCGCTGCTAAAAATTATGGTTGACCGTGAAGCATCTGACCTTCACTTACGGTGTGGGACAGCTCCGGTATACAGAGTGAACGGTAATCTTTTCAGAGCATCTATGGACCCTATCCTTCCTGACGACATGGAGCAGATGCTTAAATCCGTTCTTTCTGCCGACAAATACAATACTTTTCAGCTCACCAATGAGCTGGATTTTGCCCTTGGAATCAAAGGTATTGGAAGATTCAGAGTGAACGCATTCAGACAAAGAGGTACCGCCTCTATGGCTATCCGTTCAATAAAAACTACTGTGCCACAGTTCTCTGAATTAACCTTACCCGAGGTCATTTTGGATCTGGCGATGAGAAAGCGGGGTTTAATATTGGTAACCGGAACGACCGGTAGTGGTAAATCCACACTTCTGGCTTCCATGATTAACCATATCAACGAAGTTTCCTCTGTTAACATTATCACTATTGAAGACCCGATTGAGTTTCTGTACAGGGACAAAAGAAGTATCATCGCCCAGCGAGAGATCGGTACTGATGCGGCCAATTTTGCCGAAGGGATTAGAGCCTCATTCAGACAAGATCCCGACATTTTGCTCATAGGAGAAATAAGAGATCAGGAAACAATGGAGACTGCTCTTAGTGCAGCAGACACCGGCCACCTGGTATTAAGCACCCTGCATACAATGAATACGGTTGAAACGATCAGCCGTATAGTATCCTTTTTCCCACCACATCAACATGACCAGATCCGACTTGTGCTCTCAAGTGTGCTTGTTGGGGTTGTATCCTTAAGACTGCTGCCCCAAAAAGAGAAGGCAGGACGTGTTCCGGCAGCAGAAGTTCTCATAAACAATGCATCAATAGCAGAGTATATCCAAAAGCCTGAAATGAACCATATGATTTTGCCAGCGATCTGCGATGGCTACACTACCTACGGTTCACAATCATTTGACCAGGCGCTTTTACATCTTTACCAGGATGAACATATAACCCTTGAAACCGCAAAGCAAAACGCAAGCAATCCCGATGATTTTGAACTTCAGATACAAGGGGTACAAGGGACATCAGATAGACGATGGATGACCTAG
- a CDS encoding ABC transporter ATP-binding protein — translation MKSTRLYNRMFRYLWRYRIFIACSMLLSLLVVASEALSLWFSASLVETLFNPEESAMTRPDFNLANLNEILKYYTHRLIQQNNPLDSLKLVCAIMAASFLFKNIFLYLKTIVMSRLNLFVVRDMQNELYTHALKLPVTYYDRSKSGDIISLTLNDIASINASMTGTFDKLFIEPIRVIFFISALFIINVRLTLAVFIIFPILGFTIAYIGKAVRRRSKRVLEQMSGLVSILNETVHGVRAVKMFNMHNKESQKFIDKNSRYVHHSMRSVYISAISSPLTEVLGVVVVVILLWYGGSQVLTGGDFGADDFVRFLIFLFSTFTPLKALSKVNNVLQKGFAAAQRVFTVLDKDTEAVGTVTEDKQISFNNEICFKNVDFTYPGSEEQVLYNINFCMKKNSIIALVGSSGSGKTTILDLLPRFYDVTGGSISIDGKDIRDFDLSMLRELFGIVSQETVLFNDTIFNNIAYGLPDAADEEVLNAAKAANAMDFIEKLPKGMDTIIGERGVMLSGGQRQRLSIARALLKNPDILILDEATSALDTESERLVQSAINNLMQHRTALVVAHRLSTIQHADRILVLDNGKIVESGTHKELLGLDGRYRYLYDIQFADRSKTDDPKAAENIS, via the coding sequence ATGAAAAGTACCAGGTTATACAACAGGATGTTTCGGTACCTCTGGAGGTACCGAATTTTTATTGCATGCTCCATGCTTCTCTCCCTTTTAGTCGTTGCATCTGAAGCCTTATCGTTATGGTTCAGTGCATCACTGGTAGAGACACTTTTTAATCCAGAAGAATCGGCGATGACCAGGCCTGATTTTAATCTCGCCAATTTAAATGAGATCTTAAAATATTATACCCACCGATTAATTCAGCAAAACAACCCGCTCGACTCTTTAAAACTTGTTTGCGCCATAATGGCTGCTTCTTTTCTATTCAAAAACATCTTTCTCTATCTAAAAACCATTGTTATGTCACGCCTGAATCTATTTGTCGTGCGTGACATGCAAAATGAACTCTATACTCATGCCCTAAAACTTCCGGTTACCTATTACGACCGGTCTAAATCCGGTGACATAATATCCCTTACACTCAACGACATCGCAAGTATCAATGCCTCTATGACCGGCACTTTTGACAAACTTTTCATTGAACCGATACGAGTTATTTTCTTTATCTCTGCCCTTTTCATTATTAACGTTCGCCTTACACTGGCAGTTTTTATCATCTTTCCAATCCTTGGTTTTACTATTGCCTACATCGGCAAGGCTGTTCGAAGAAGAAGCAAGCGGGTTCTTGAACAAATGTCGGGACTGGTCTCTATACTCAACGAAACAGTCCACGGAGTTCGTGCCGTTAAAATGTTTAATATGCACAACAAAGAATCACAAAAATTCATTGACAAGAACAGTCGCTACGTTCATCACTCAATGCGTTCAGTATATATAAGTGCCATCTCAAGCCCACTTACTGAAGTTCTTGGGGTGGTAGTAGTAGTCATTCTGCTATGGTATGGCGGAAGTCAGGTTTTAACCGGCGGCGACTTTGGGGCAGACGACTTTGTACGATTCCTGATTTTCCTGTTTTCTACCTTTACGCCCCTTAAAGCTCTCAGCAAAGTTAACAATGTCTTACAAAAGGGTTTTGCGGCTGCACAAAGAGTTTTTACTGTTCTGGATAAAGATACAGAAGCAGTAGGAACCGTTACCGAAGACAAACAGATCTCCTTTAACAATGAAATCTGCTTCAAAAATGTTGACTTTACCTATCCGGGCAGTGAAGAACAGGTACTCTACAATATTAACTTTTGTATGAAAAAGAACTCCATAATTGCACTCGTTGGATCAAGTGGAAGTGGTAAAACAACGATTCTTGATCTGTTACCACGTTTTTATGATGTCACCGGAGGCTCAATTTCCATAGACGGAAAAGATATAAGGGATTTCGACCTCTCCATGTTAAGAGAACTTTTTGGCATTGTATCCCAGGAAACAGTTCTGTTTAACGATACAATTTTTAACAACATTGCCTACGGTTTACCTGATGCTGCCGATGAAGAGGTATTAAATGCAGCCAAAGCCGCTAATGCAATGGATTTCATCGAAAAGCTTCCAAAGGGTATGGATACTATTATCGGTGAACGTGGAGTAATGCTTTCCGGTGGACAGCGTCAAAGGCTCTCAATCGCAAGAGCCCTTTTGAAAAACCCCGACATCCTTATTCTTGATGAAGCAACCTCGGCCCTGGATACCGAATCTGAGCGTCTGGTACAATCTGCAATAAATAACCTTATGCAACACAGGACTGCTCTTGTCGTTGCTCACCGTCTCTCTACAATTCAACATGCTGACCGCATTCTTGTACTCGATAATGGCAAGATTGTTGAAAGTGGTACTCACAAAGAACTACTGGGCTTAGATGGGCGCTACCGATACCTCTATGATATCCAGTTCGCCGACCGATCAAAAACAGATGACCCTAAGGCTGCAGAAAATATCAGTTAA
- a CDS encoding PLDc N-terminal domain-containing protein — translation MKSVISKGEIKKHSTPIALLITAQLSLLLLAQISITKRSPFQIRGRKLWWRLISLINIIGPLVYFFFGRVQLEGRKDFL, via the coding sequence ATGAAATCAGTTATCTCTAAAGGGGAAATTAAAAAACATAGCACACCTATTGCCCTGCTGATAACTGCGCAACTTTCTCTTTTACTACTTGCCCAAATTAGTATAACCAAAAGATCGCCCTTTCAGATCAGAGGTCGAAAACTATGGTGGAGGCTCATTTCACTGATAAACATTATCGGGCCATTGGTGTACTTCTTTTTTGGGCGGGTGCAACTTGAGGGGAGAAAAGATTTTCTTTAG
- a CDS encoding DUF4380 domain-containing protein produces the protein MAERLIKLSSGNVEVGVLADLGGRVVLLRLAGMNNILKADSSLWNSPPKIKKTFSPEARWRAYNGHIVWLGPQSGWWTQQDKSPRRLRRKAQWPPDPYLCYGNYQILEITNRYLLMLGPESEFSGVQLLKSIYIDELDRVIFKVRAKNIRNEAVSWDLWLNTRLDGFARCYVPVNNPTKVRTLCATNSRLEQKSDFSHTQGFYCLDPLSPKKEKKCRWTKAFIPADKGFMAAFNQSQSLIIHFKPHPESLIHPEHSLVELYNYTTHSRSEALNELEYHTPYVTLQPGETMETSQIWQLSEYSQTSDSHAPYISHLNTSTQKHQCYTSSLSLSDSPAMPSVFS, from the coding sequence ATGGCTGAAAGGCTAATCAAACTCTCTTCAGGGAATGTGGAAGTTGGAGTTCTTGCTGATCTTGGGGGACGGGTAGTATTACTGAGACTGGCAGGCATGAATAATATCTTAAAAGCAGACAGCTCTTTATGGAACAGTCCCCCAAAGATCAAAAAAACCTTTTCCCCTGAAGCCAGATGGAGAGCCTATAACGGGCATATTGTGTGGCTGGGCCCTCAAAGCGGCTGGTGGACACAACAAGACAAAAGCCCCAGAAGACTTAGAAGAAAAGCTCAGTGGCCACCAGACCCCTATCTGTGCTATGGTAACTACCAAATACTTGAGATTACTAACCGCTACCTTCTCATGCTGGGCCCGGAAAGTGAATTCAGCGGTGTTCAGCTTCTTAAAAGCATTTATATTGATGAACTGGACAGGGTAATTTTCAAGGTAAGAGCGAAAAATATAAGAAATGAAGCTGTATCATGGGACCTTTGGCTCAATACCCGGCTCGATGGGTTTGCCAGATGTTATGTCCCTGTAAATAACCCCACTAAAGTAAGAACCCTTTGTGCCACAAACAGCAGGCTTGAACAAAAGAGTGACTTTTCCCACACTCAGGGTTTCTATTGCCTTGACCCCCTTTCTCCGAAAAAGGAGAAAAAGTGCAGGTGGACAAAAGCGTTTATTCCTGCTGATAAAGGGTTTATGGCTGCATTCAACCAATCGCAATCTTTAATAATTCATTTTAAACCACACCCTGAATCTCTTATACATCCCGAACACTCACTTGTTGAATTGTATAACTACACCACTCACTCCAGAAGTGAGGCGCTCAATGAGCTTGAATACCATACTCCCTATGTAACTCTTCAGCCAGGCGAAACCATGGAAACGTCCCAGATCTGGCAACTCTCAGAGTATTCACAAACAAGTGACAGTCATGCCCCTTACATTTCCCATTTAAACACTAGTACACAAAAACACCAGTGTTATACTTCATCCCTGAGCCTGAGTGATTCCCCTGCCATGCCCTCCGTTTTTTCTTAG
- a CDS encoding DUF1328 domain-containing protein, whose amino-acid sequence MLLWLVIFLLLAALAALFGFTEIAVSFAQISRALFFLFILLLITLLLVALFSAPVAEDGPGTSNKTVLLAKIR is encoded by the coding sequence ATGCTTTTATGGCTGGTGATCTTTTTGCTGCTGGCAGCATTGGCTGCACTATTTGGTTTCACGGAAATAGCGGTCTCTTTTGCTCAGATCTCAAGAGCCCTCTTTTTTCTATTCATACTCTTATTAATTACCCTTTTGCTCGTAGCTCTGTTTTCTGCACCAGTAGCAGAGGATGGGCCAGGTACCAGTAACAAAACGGTACTTTTAGCTAAAATAAGATAA
- a CDS encoding C4-type zinc ribbon domain-containing protein, which translates to MNEELKHLIQLQEIDLRIKEQEMGQEQFPVAVSELKSGITRAEEAYNSAQERLNKAKAQFDEIDQQIKEAQSALEQSQERLSFIKTNREYDAIHSQIESQKNSVSNAEAKKANLTEEIEVLNAAVNETQQELETIKGENLPKIQELQSKIDAIDSVIAEITKEREEIEPKISKQVLRVYDNIRKKRKTGKALSLIAESKNCTVCFKILEPQLYNEIKKGHKIILCESCGSILIWDYREKE; encoded by the coding sequence ATGAACGAGGAATTGAAGCATTTAATACAGTTGCAGGAAATTGATCTACGTATCAAGGAACAGGAGATGGGCCAGGAGCAGTTTCCTGTAGCAGTTTCAGAATTAAAAAGCGGTATCACCAGAGCAGAAGAGGCGTATAACTCTGCTCAGGAGCGTCTAAATAAAGCCAAGGCACAGTTCGATGAAATCGACCAGCAAATCAAGGAAGCCCAAAGTGCGCTGGAACAAAGCCAGGAAAGATTGAGCTTTATCAAAACCAACCGTGAGTACGATGCCATTCATTCACAAATCGAATCGCAGAAAAACAGCGTTTCAAATGCTGAAGCAAAAAAAGCCAACCTTACAGAGGAAATCGAGGTTTTAAATGCTGCGGTAAATGAAACGCAACAAGAGCTGGAAACGATTAAAGGTGAAAATTTACCCAAAATACAAGAGCTTCAAAGTAAAATTGATGCAATAGATTCCGTTATTGCTGAAATCACCAAAGAGAGAGAAGAAATTGAGCCTAAGATTTCAAAACAGGTTCTCAGGGTGTATGACAATATTCGAAAAAAGCGCAAAACCGGAAAAGCACTGAGCTTAATTGCTGAGTCCAAGAACTGCACAGTTTGTTTTAAAATACTCGAACCGCAGCTTTATAACGAAATCAAAAAAGGGCACAAGATAATTCTTTGCGAAAGCTGTGGCTCTATTTTGATATGGGATTACAGAGAGAAAGAATAA
- a CDS encoding YIP1 family protein, with translation MNLFVSRIIRAARLDPNLYEEVEADRSSLSQAIIVIVASNIAAGIGSVAEITSIELISTTFGALVGWFLWALITYLLGAKVFPQSQTEADYGQLLRTIGFSSSPGIIRILGIIPEIRDPVFFIASLWMLVAMVIAVRQALDYTSTLRAVLVVLVGWILQIFVFGSLFLLLEPQVME, from the coding sequence TTGAATCTTTTTGTTTCAAGAATTATTCGTGCGGCAAGGCTGGACCCAAACCTTTATGAAGAAGTAGAAGCTGACCGTAGTTCATTAAGCCAGGCTATTATAGTGATCGTGGCCTCAAATATTGCAGCAGGAATAGGTTCTGTAGCCGAAATCACCTCTATAGAGTTAATTAGCACTACATTTGGAGCTTTGGTAGGATGGTTTCTCTGGGCATTAATCACCTATCTCTTAGGCGCAAAAGTTTTCCCTCAATCCCAAACAGAAGCAGACTACGGGCAACTGCTTAGAACTATAGGTTTCTCAAGTTCCCCTGGAATTATTCGTATTTTAGGAATTATTCCAGAAATCAGGGACCCTGTTTTTTTCATTGCATCTCTATGGATGCTTGTGGCAATGGTAATTGCAGTCCGCCAGGCGCTTGATTACACCAGCACCTTACGAGCAGTACTGGTAGTACTTGTGGGTTGGATACTACAAATTTTTGTGTTTGGTTCCCTTTTTCTACTACTAGAACCTCAAGTCATGGAGTAA